The genomic interval GTGACGAATGTCCCAGGCCCCATGACCATGCGTTAATATGAGCATGTGGCTCAGTGTGGATTTATGTGCGAGTGAAGGAACAATGAATGAgattaaagtaaaacaaaaaggagcggAGTTGCCTCCCACCCACACAACAAGCTCAATCCGCCTCACTAGAATTACCTCGGCTGAAGACAAGTTATCAGCAGACGCAGGCTTTGGTTTCTGCGCGCTGAGCAGCGAGTCCTTCAGATCTTTCAGCTCGACCTCAAATTCGTCTCTTTGCGAACGAGATTTCAGCAGCCTGAGGAAAAGAaagtaaatgtgaaaaaaaaaaaaaaaaacagtaaaaaaaagccTCACAGGGACTAATCTGAATTTTGTTTATAGAGAAATACAAAAGAATCCGGTTTGGTTTCTGCAAATCTTTCAGGCAAATGGCCCTTTTTGGCAAAGGTCCAAGAAAAACCTCTGAATAAGGATTCTCCTGTTATCAAGAAgatgcatttcatttcagcGGATTAAGCCCAGGCCTCCTGCTGTTAACCAGTGACATGGGGAAATCTTTTGGGGAAAGTTTTGCCGATGGGGTGCTTACGGTTCTTCTTGATGTGGAATGAGGAGGTTTCCAGATGAGCTTTGGGCTAATTTTTTTATCTCACAAATTGCAGAGCAGACGTGGTCGGGCACAGTTTGTCTACTGCTCTGCAACAGTTGTGTACTCTCTGATCTGTGTACTGTCCAAGGCCTGAGATCGTTGGATAACGTCTTTCCATGTAATGTGCATTTCAAAAGGCTAACTCGCCTTTCTGTTGGTATTTGATATTACAATCTGTCCTCGAAAGTAATAGCAGTAGATCATCACactatacacagacacacacacacgctaaagtCTGCAGTGGcgaacaacaaacaaagcacaaGGGGATTAAAGCACTACGCTAATCGGTTAATGAGGCATTTTAAGCCAAGttgcattcattatttattcaaaatcaATTATGTTGAATAACAATTAAATCCGAGCATCTTTTGTTAagattgaaaaacatttttttaatttcattgatTCATCTGGATTCAATCTTGACAATTATTCAAGATTTCTGaataatgattattttattagGATTGATTGATTTGGTTTATTGTCACTGGATTACAAAATATTTCACATATCTGATGATCAAAATCATCAGATATCATGGAACCCGCTCTGATATGACCAGAGTGGGTTTTGTTTATGCTCAAGTGATTCCAGGGAACACATCGGTGCTGATTGCAAACGAGGCTAAAGCTACTCAAACCAAACACGGTGAGattgattctctctctcacgtTCGACTGCTGGCGGCGTGCGTCCCGCTCCTGCTGAATGACAAGTCAAGTGAAAGAGGgcatacattaaaaaataactccccaaaaaaaaaaaaaaaaagtttcatcagtgatttcacattgttttttttggtgatAAAAGTGTAAAACTTTGTGGAGTGCGTTTGAAGCGGTTATGGCTTCATAATCAGTTGGGGTTATCTCCATATTCATAGTCTTTGAACGTTACGTCATGCTTGtgcagtgcttttttttttcttgcgtcCTTTGAAGTCAGATACTGAAAAAGATACAGTGCGTCTATTCCAAGCCCACAATTGAGTGATAAAATTCCAGAAAAGGCGTATAGACACTAACTCTTCTCGGGTGTTGTGCAGCTCCTGGGCCGCGCTGTCCAGCCGTGTCTTCCACTGCTTCTCCTGATGCCTGCAGCCGTCCAATTCGTCCTGCAGCGTCAACATGGAGGAGTTCACCCTCTCCCGCTCTTCTTCGATCTGCTCCTGCGACTGAAACGCGGCcgcgcacaaacacgcaaacaatTACTTTACGAGTCACGTTGAATTATTTCTTAACCCCCCTTTTCATTATGATGTTGCAGAAACGCAGTGATTCAGAAAGGAGTTTCCCCAAACCCAAATCCATCACATCTCATAGTTCAGTTTCTATTCCAGGCAAATAAGGATCCGACTCCTTTAATTCTGCCGCCGCCAAATAAATCGCCACATCAAAAAGCAGCTGCCAGCCAGACTGCTTGTTTCCTGCTCTCGAGCTGCGTTATACTTTCTTTCCCTGACGCTGCCGTTTCGAGAATCTAACGATCTATTCCCGCACACATATATGATTCAAATTTCCTCCACACCACATCCGCCAGTACGACACTCCAAAAATAGTCAACTGGAAAACTTTCACGCCGCAATCACAAGTCGGAAAATTCTCTTTGTGGAAGTCTTCGCACGGGCTCATCCTGACCCCGTGAAGCCCCGACACACTGACAGCACGccgacacacaaaacacaacaacaagacATAGCGTGAGTGAATAAGGAGACGGATGCAACTTCAAAGCACAATTGAATAAGGACATAATTACGGATGCAGAACACACAGCCTCCCTGACAGGTCTAACCTGACTGTTCTCCCAGTACATCTGTACAAAACGAGGCTCGGCAAAGAAAACTCATGTTGTGAATGTTTCCGTCTACAAAGACGTCACCAGCGAACTATTCaaagtatataataataatcaaaaaattcaaatgaattgaAGTTACCGGGAGCTCAAAAATAAACCGTCAAAGAGTTTATGAATCCTCTGGTTAATTTCTTTGTCATCTCCAGGCGCTTCCTTTGACACGGACTCAACATAATGAGAAAAGACAATGTGAAAATATGCGGCAGAGTGCAGGTCTGTGCTACGCAACTGAACGGCCCTCTATttttaactaaaataaaacaagtaaatgctgaaaaacacTTTTATAAAGTGAGTGCAGGCATTCATCAGTGTGCAGAATCTTATGTTTGTGATCCAGAGCTGAAGCGGACTTAAAGACAGAAAATGGAGATCTGGCCGAGCTATTCTCTTAACGGGGGATTTATTACCGTCTCGTTTTGTTATTTGTTCACTTTATTGAATGACTAGTGTTGGTTCAGTGACATCATTAGAATCTCACCAGTACACACTCTTCGTACGGTAAAGTAACTGCACAATGTAGATGATCAAACTTGCTTTACTTTTAAAGAAGACCTATCAGGCCAATGGTCCTCGACAAGAATGTTAGATTTTCCTTCTGTACCATCAGTCTGATGACTCTTATTCTGCACTGCTCATTTAAGCCTGAACAGTTTTATCCACTAGAAAAAAATGAACCACTGCTTCCCTGCAGTTCAGCCCCAGTAGACCTTAAGGGCTCCTAGGATGGAGCCACCCACCTGTGTGAACTGCTCCATGGTTGTCCTCAGGTTGTCCATGTCCTGGCTGTACTGCTCCCTCAGGGCCTCCATCTCCCTGTCATGGCACTCCACTTCCTCCTTCAACGCCCCCTTCAGGGCCGTCAGCTCCCGCTCCCGCTGGCGTAGGACCTCCTCCTGGCGCCGACGCAACATGGCGGCCTCAGACAGGTCGGCCTGCAGAGACATCACGTCCTGCAGGGAGACACGGTCAGATGGATGGAGAAGCGAGAAATGCGgcaatgttttcatttgtgtgtgtgaatgtgttccTCCCATAATTTGCAGAAGTACCGTCTGCTCTGAGTGGGGCGAGTTTTCTGAAgccctcctcagctcctcctgaaGTTCAGCCAGCTGATCATCCTGTAGGCGCAGACGAGACTCCGCCCCCTCTCTGGCCATTCGCTCCTCGGACagtctgcacacagacacacacaggttatCAATATAGTAACgccacacacaataacacaataacGAGCCCATCAAGTCAGGTTGCCGCGGCAAAAGAGCCACAGGACAACATGAAGGGGCTTATTGTtgatgcgcacgcacacacacacacacacacacacacacacacacacacacacacacacacacacacacacacacacacacacacacacacaggtgtacacacaaaaacaggtcCTTACTCATCTTGGACTTGCTGCAGTTCTTCCTTGCAGCAAATAAGTTGCCCCTGAAGCTCCTCAAGTTTCCCCTTTTGGAGGCTGCCGTCAAATCGTCCCTATTGTGtagaatgtaaacacacacacacacacacacacacgcacacaaacagagagagagaaagcatgtGAGGGGCAaggtgagacagagagaaacaggACAAACAGcgagcacaaaacacacacacacacaccgaggagCACTGGAAGCATCACAACAGAGTGTCTAAGTCAACTTTGCTGATGCATTATGCCCTCTGTACTATCTGACACTTTAAAAGCAGAAACCCTGACTCGGATTCCTTGCCCTAGTTTCTGACAGTTAGAAATCTAGGCCCGGCAGTGTGCTCAGATATGgtcaaaagagagagacagccTGCTCACATTTAAAACTTTTTCTTAGAGGCTGTTACGGGAGCAGAACACCCCCTCAGCCCCGTCAGGGCTCCCGCTCTGTGAAAAGGAGGCGCAGCCGGCccatgatccccccccccctcttatcgTCCTACACGCTCATTACAGGGACGCACACGGAAGCAGAAGAAGGGAGACAGAGCGAGGATCACGGATGGTTTCGCTCCTCGGGGGGAACTCACTTCTCAGTGGCGTAATACGAGGATGCATTTTGTACAGATTTGCTTCATTTTCCTCTGGCCCCCTGCAGATAAATCCGTTCCGGGATATTTCAGTTACTGTCTGTCCTCACAACGAGATAATTAATAGAAGATAAGATTTTCTTTCGAGTGCTTTGGTTGAATTGCATCAGCTGTATTCATGTATGTATTAATCTACAGTTAAAGAGACCTGGCCTGCAGTCTTAGCAGAACTACTTAGTAGGACTCAAagataaaaaactaaaatgttctgTAATGGTATATTAAAGATTATTTCATCAGACTTTTGCTTTTTTCCTTCATGAATCACTAGTAAATGTTATTGCTTCAATCCAAGAGAAGCAAAGGGAGAGGAGCAGCTTCTTCTGGGTATTTCAGTATTGAGCCCCAAATAAACTGATTGAAGATGCAGAATGCAACATTACTTTTCTGTTAATTGTTGGCTTCCATTCAATGTTGTCCTTGTATTACCCCTTTCCAATGTGGATaacttctatatatatatatagattggATGTTATCTGGTTGTATCACTGATTGCTTCAAAACAGACTTGGAGGATCCCTCTGTATAATATACACTCATGTGATCCTGCTCTGATCTTATGTTTTCAAATCATGCAGACAAAAGCAATGTTTTGGTTTCGAGGCAGAGCCGGAGAAAACGGAAATAGCCTCAGGCGGAAAACAAACATTGTGAACCCCTTCGCCCTGCAGTCTGATGCTGCCTGTGGACGTTCCAGTAGCTGTTAGCACTTCTGAAGAGCCCGAGATGAATgctgcaaaagaaaacagcaactAAATAAAGTGAAGTGGGCAGCATGGTTACAGCCTTAAAGAACATGGCACGGTTTTCACCACAACACCAAAAAGGATCTGTGCTAtctggcaacccccccccccacaagctGGGGCCAGGTTCCAGACCAATTCAATTATTGATGGGTCTCAATGACTGGCTGCTCAACACACACTGAGCCCTCAACAGCTTTCCTCTGCAGGTGCACCGTTGCCAAGAGACAAGACGGGCAAACAATTCAGACGCAGCCATGGTCACCACACCGCTGAGAAGTACATAACAAGGGGGTCATACATAATCAAGAGGATGCAATATGAGAATCTCCAGGACACAGAGGAATAACTCATGTATGTAGATTTATGCAGAAGGATGCAAATTAACTGGAAGTGGTGGGCTAGTAAAAAGCGTGGCGCAATCATTTTAATACGGTTTCACAGGAGCACAAAGGAGCAAAGCTGCCGCCAAAAATGACAGCGGAATACTCTGCATGCTCCTTTATTCTTGCATTTTTTGGCATGTCCAAAGAGGATCCTTGGAGACAAAGTGAATGAGATACTCGTAtcctcagagaggaggagacggtgcCAACCATCTGTTAACTTAGCAAGAGCTACTCTGTTGAGAAGAAGACGCCCGTCAGACACCACATCTCAGCTACGTGAACCTTTGAGATGACATTGTTTGTAACACAATACTTAGCATGAACTTGTATGCTTCCAATATTACTGTTTTCTATTCTGTAAAGAGTGCCAGTGAGTGTACACGTCGTACCTTTACACTGCCGTTTGTCTCGGCGACGGGGTTGGCGTTTCTTCTAAAGGACGCTTCCCTCTCGGTGATGCTGATAAATAAACCGGGGACAGAGGTTCAGATTAGAAAAGCACGTGTATTTGCATTCGGTCGCATCGTACAATGCCTGTGGACATTCCGCAGCGGGATcaataaaggattatcttatcTCGTGACACGCTTGATGTTTACTTACCCGTTTTTAAGGACGTTGTGAGCAACCTGCTTCACTGGCGCTTCCTCCCCGTTGACTTTGCTTTGATTCCTCGCAGTGATCTCCTTCCAATACAGTTTGCAGAGTGAGCCGGCAGACACGACACAAAGAGACAATTTAATACTCATCATGGCACCGGCACTCTGGTACTCACAGGCTTTTTGGCTACAGCTGGATGGTGGTCCCTCGCAACAAACTTCCCCGGCGACTTGAAGCTCGGCCGGGGGGCCTCGAGTGCCGTCACCCTGGAAACCGGCGCGGTGCCGCTGCCCGCTGGCACGGATGCAGCCGACAATTTGGAGGAGGCGGACAGAGGAATGGCGGCGTAGGGGTTCGGAGTCGGAGAGGGAGTCTCGGGCTGGGCATCTTTCCTCGCGTCAAGGCTTCTCGAGCGCCGGTGCTCGTCGAACCTcagcctctgcctccctcccggGCGGCCTCTCGCCTGCGGGCCGCCCGCTGGGGTCCCACTGTTGAACTTACTGATGAGTTTGTTGATGGGAGCCAAGGAGTTGACGTCGATCTCTGGGACGGGCTCCACGTCAGCTGGCGGTGGAGGTTTCGGGAGAGCCTCGGGAGAGGAATCCGGGCTTATTTTGCGCCCTATGTGTCTTCCCAAAGAGCCGGTGTAACCAAAGCCCGTTTGCTTGAACCCTTTGGGTCCCGCGCCGTTTAACTTGACGCGTTTCAGGCCAGCTTCGTTGTACTCCTCGTCGCTGGTCTCATCTCTGCTTCTCTGCGATTCCCCGGCTCTCTCTTTGTGTCGGGGTTCGGCTCTTCTGCCGGCTCCACCCTCCTCGTCCCCTTGTGTTCCTGCCTGACCGTCCCCCGGAGGCCTCTTATGAGGGCTCCCAAAAATCTCCCCGACCTCATCGTCTGACGGAGACACGGGGGATCGTGCTGTGTTTGCAGCACGGCTAAAGGGGTTTGTGAACTCCTGCGCTCCTCGATTTGTTTTGGGGTGGCTGTTGAGAGGTGAAGGTGGCCCCGAGCCGGGAACGGGACTGTTCAGCTGCACTCCATAGGAGTCCCCCTTCTCGCCATCTTTCATGACCACATAAGGCTGTCCGGAGATCCCCTGAACGTGCACTGCCACCCCGTACTTATTGGAAGGAGAGGCTGCGCTGTTGTTCCCTCTGGATTTATCGGGATAACCTCCGCCTGTGTCGTGGAGGTCCTTGATGAAGCGGATCTGGACGCCGTAGTCCACAAGGGGCTTCCGGTCTGTGGACGCAGGGTTCATGCTGACTTCCTGGTTTCTCTGAGAGCAGCCTTGGGGGCAGAACAGCAAAGACACAAATTAGGTGAATCGAAAGCTGGAcgagaaatcccccccccctttttcgcACTCATTGGCAAAAGACATTTTGTACATGTGTTGCTTTGCTAAAATATGAATTTTGCTTTTGCATTTTTTAGgctttaaaaaagtaaacacTCTGCAACTCAAAGAGTCGTCGTTCAACCTGAATGTGTCACTCCTTCCTCCCAGGTAGAGTCATTATGACTATACGATAATGCCACATTGCTGGTATGAAGCAATCCTCGCATAACAAATATGCCCCACGGTGTACTTCTGAGGCTCTTTGAACAGGTCGAGGCGTACTTTTATTTGGTGAAAACAAAGATGAAGTATTGACACTCAAACTGTCAATTTTTTAACCCAATCATTAATAATGGAAggattttctttcctgtttttatGTAACAGTTGTTAAGCAGAAAGAGGCAGAggtgtttgtgtctttaataTTGGGGAAACAATTACAGCAACTGAACCATACACAGACTGTACAAATGAATCAGCGTTGGATTTGACTTAATGGACATATTTGCATTACTGTTGTCACAGGTAGCAAACTAACTTCTGTGACTTTATTATTGTGTAAATATATAGTAGTACTCACATTGGAAATGTAGGGTCCAGCGTTCTAATAAAAAACAGTGGAATTGCATTGGTATCCaaccaaaaatatatttgtctcTATTGTACATGGCGAAGGAAGAACATCAATTCCTCACATTTGAGACGTTGGAACCACTGCATGCCATTTTTGCTGGATAACTGAATCAAATTATTATGTTCTTAATATCCGAAGATTATTcggtttaataaataaataatataaaaatgaaatgtagtcTAAGCATGCCACGGCACCTTTGATGCTCTGAAAATGAGCCTGGTGATGAACACAGCGCGAGGATGAACACTCCTCCTTTTGTCCCGGCGCTGCGGAGCATTAAACACCGGGGGGCTCGGTCAGGAATGGGCCTCCCGCCTCGTCGCCAAAGTCTCCACAGTCACCAGACTTCAGAGTGGACTCAGTCAGACGTAGACTGTTTACTTTGAGCtgtgcagccacacacacacacacacacacacactggggcttgtgtctgtgtgtgcacacatacacacctactTGAAAGCGTGTGCACAGACATATGCAGGGACCTGCTTTGCAAATCACCATCTGGTAGGAGGTGGTTGGATGTAATAAGCATGGCCGGTTTTTCAGTGGAAAGAACTACTAACTTCTATGAAATCACGTTAAAACGTGTCTTTTATTGCATGGACACGTTTTTTCCACTTCAAATACGTTAGTCTTTGTATTTAAGCTCAGCAGAATCAGCCTTTGGCTTTCAACCGCAGCCTGTTTCCTATGTCCAAGACACAAAGATGTGACTCTCACGGAAATTAAAATGTAACCAAATTCAACTGACAGGTTGGTTATAGTGTAACACCGAGCACCTCTACTGGCATCGAGGTCAGATTGGCGAATGAAAGTCAGGCTTTGTCTTTCTGGGAAACATTCCTGGGATTCCAGCCGTTCCCTTTGCACTGGGCATTGCGCGTGgtttgcatttgtattaataaGGACAGATTAAGAGGAAACGCAGAAGTCGGGCAGCGTTTACTGTAAGGCCTGTGCACAAGTGGCCACACAGGCAGTAAATAAAAAGGTGAAGAGACTCATTAAAAGACAACCAAGTAAAACTggagattaaaaacacaactgaTGCCCCCTTCCTGACAtaataaaccaaaacaaacacaccggaTATTAAAACAGTGATCCTAAAAAAGGGACTGTGGGATGTGATGGTCTATTGTCTCGGCGCAAAAATGTTGTTGGACGTAAAGACGGACTTAGCCTGCTTGGTGACAACAGGTTCACCTCCTCTCGGGCTCTTTCCTGTCACAAGGAATGCTGAGTCAACAACGGGGACAGGAATGTCCCCAAACGGGCCCGTCTGCCATCGTCCCCTTCTCCTCACCCTGGTCATTCAACTTTCTCCCACTCCCCCTTTGGTATGTGATGACGGGCTACTATGATAGTAGGGCAGCAGGATTTTTTTCTATCATAAGATCGGTTAATCCATCAATAACCAGACGAGTGATTTAAAAACAGTGCGGACAATTTATGTAATTGTTTGGGTCATCCATAGAGCAAATACTCAAGAAAGGTTCAGTGGCCAAAGTCTGCAAAAGTCAGGCTTTACTCCTTCATTTCCATTTCCGATTCAATATCTTTAGGATTTTTTACCCAATGGGTGGATCAATCCACACAAGCCTGCCCCACTACTTAGATTAAGCAGAATCTTTCAAAACATATGActaataaaagtaataaatgaACATACCGCTTTATCATTCATACCCAATAGTTTCAACGCCCACCGTTTAATAGGGAACTACTTTGTTGTCGTTGGTGCAGGCAGTGCTTCCGCTTCTCTtgtacaaaacacaaacaacctgGATGCGTGTccgtcattaaaaaaaaaggtccatgTGTACATGGACACCTCAAAGGGCGCTCGCGGCGTGTCCCCAGGCGCACGTTTTTAGGACAGGACTGTTTGTGGAgcaatttatttgaaatgcaacGAAAGTGAGGATGGGGGAGCGCTTACTTTACTTTCTGCTGTGGTCTTGACGTCTATATCCAACAAAAGCGTCTAGTAAGGCGGGACTTCCCGGGTCCTTTTAATAAGTGGAAAGACAGGAGCCGCCATTGGAGCAAAGTAAGCCCCCGCGCACCTGTCTGCTCGTGGATTAATTGCGTCACACCCACCCATCCGCTCAGGCAGTATCGGTGCGCGTCGAAACCACCGGCTTGTTGACTCGCTCCGGCGGGACCGAGACCTGCAGCGACAGGGGGGGTAAACAAGCGCCGCACCTGCCCCCCCGGCCTGCCCACGCGGCGCGCGCACTCCCTCAACGCGTGCACCCGCTACCGTGACCTCTGGTGCATCCTCTCTGCGCCAAATCCAATTAAACCAAACCTTCCACAACACGTCCGGCTGAACCGATGCTCGGTCATTAGCGAGAGCAGGAAAAAGccaaagggggagggaggaaagggggaggaggaggggggtcaatcCAATAGTAAAGCCACAGGTGTCCGTTTCTGCTCGGCCAAATGTAGTAAAAACTGCCCGCTCAGTAAATCGGGGGGCTTAAAGTGTTGGACTGCGCGCCCCCCACCTGATCCCGCAACAGGAAGTGTTCAGTAGATGAAGCAGCTGTAAATACTTATTCTACCGCACCTGCAAAGACGAGCCGAATCCCGAGACGTTGCTCCTGGACGCGTCTTCGCGGAAGCAGCAGCTCTGGTGGGATAAGAAGATGTTACTCAATGAACTGAGGACACCGGGGAATcgtttattcccccccccacacaccaccaccacctctcgTCCAGTGCAACCTGTTGCCAGAACATCGGATAGTCGTCGTCCCGCCTCAGGAGCGATTTCATTGGTGGGCGGCTCACCGAAGGGGCGGGGCCTGCTGTTAGCGCTGGCTCGTcgctgcacaaacaaacacaactatGTGAGGTGTCTCAACAAAGGTGTTACGGGGAAATTATTTctcaattatatttaaaaatatgtgtGCACAGCAGCATTGGCCCGTGGTCATATCTAATAGTACTGCAGTTCATAGACAAAGTGATCACGATGGACAGGAGACATGTTATACATGCTTATTGACTCTCTGTAGATCCACTCTAACCAATTGCCACGAAATTGTATATGCAAATATGCAATTATATAAGGTGAAATTGGACCATGGGACGGGAAACCGTAATTCATACCTATACCCCAAATAACCGGAGATCAACCATTTTGACTCATGTACACAAAATACGACTGACATACTTTATACTGTACAATTTTAATTAGTGAACCATATTTCTCTATGTGAAAATTTCATAAAGTACCATATACAAATGTCAAACATTAGAAATAATATCCTAATgtacagacattttatttggtTTCCCACCAAGAACTTTGTAATATGGtgttaattacaaaaaaagagcATTACAGAGAACACAAGTAAATAATGATTATAATGAATCTCTGGAAACGTTAAGTTTACTACTGTTGAAATGTTTCCTTCTCAAGAGATCTATTATCTATGTCTATTTCTGCATGTTCTGGCTAAAAGTCCcttgtttatattttattggAGTAAGTGTTAATTGAATGCTCTAATCCTTTTACATATATAATTAGCACCAAATCATTATTCTTTGTAGGAAATGTAAGaatgtaataatacattattaggACATTAAAGGTGTAGACCCATAGAATGAAGTTCTTTCTGAACTTAAACCTTTGATGAGGATGTGCTCATGTAAATACTTACAGAATTTATGTAGGTGTCCcttataaaaaaaatgcattgttCCCTGTTTCATTTGGGGTTTCCAACCCTCATTTTAATACAAttagcaaacaaataaaaaaaaatgtgaataaaaacagacatggacaagtacaaaaaacaaaattctGTCTTTACTTCAGAGTTCAGTACCTTTCCCTTCCCCACCCGGTGTGAGACTCACTGGTCCCTGCAGGTTCCACCATGAGGCGCCAGAGCAGAGCAAGAGCACAGCACAGATACCAGTACGAAACCAAAAAAGAACAGCTGAGAGAGCAAGAAAAATAAAGGCAACTTGGACATTGAATAAAGAAAAGGTAAAGAGACGGAGGGGAGAATAgttataaacacattttacaatgACAGAAATGTGAAGAATGGGTATCGTTCGCTCTTAAGTTATTTGGTCTACTTCAAGGCCTCCTGCAGCGCAGAGGTCAGAATATAAACAGATCTGATATTTACTGCATTGGTTCACATGCAACTCCGTCCCAgattattaatttttttaattttattttttaaagtactATGCACATACTTGCTTTGCCAACACCATACAAAAGCACTGACTTCACAATTCATGTGTACTGCAGAGATAAAAAGAAACTGTTGACTCCAATGTACTGGATAAAAACCAAAAATTCATACTGTAGACAACCAAGACACATACGTTTAActtattattttgttcattgGTCAACTCTGTAGCACGTTCACAACTGATGCAAGTTCCAGAAAATTGATTTGTCCTCATTATTTACAACTAATCAGCACCGAGTACCAAACGACGGATGTACgcggtcaaagtgtgtgtgtgtgtacaaggaGGAGAAACTGACTAAAGAATTTTAAAAGATATGTTTTCACCcccaatccttttttttgttgtcaaaaaACACTTAACTTTAACGCAGCAATACACTGTagttttttgattttctttccctTGCCTGCAGTAAAAAGACAAAGCGATAGGCAATTGAAAAAATTAATCATTTTGATGGAAAATAATGCTGTGATCTACACAAGACCCTTTTAGATTTTCAGGCACTCTTTCAATAATTTGTCTCTATTTTGAAGATTTTACATACATCATGTTTCTCTTAATTACAGCCAAGAAACATTAGAGAATAACGCAGAGAATAAC from Gasterosteus aculeatus chromosome 10, fGasAcu3.hap1.1, whole genome shotgun sequence carries:
- the cgnb gene encoding cingulin isoform X3, whose protein sequence is MNPASTDRKPLVDYGVQIRFIKDLHDTGGGYPDKSRGNNSAASPSNKYGVAVHVQGISGQPYVVMKDGEKGDSYGVQLNSPVPGSGPPSPLNSHPKTNRGAQEFTNPFSRAANTARSPVSPSDDEVGEIFGSPHKRPPGDGQAGTQGDEEGGAGRRAEPRHKERAGESQRSRDETSDEEYNEAGLKRVKLNGAGPKGFKQTGFGYTGSLGRHIGRKISPDSSPEALPKPPPPADVEPVPEIDVNSLAPINKLISKFNSGTPAGGPQARGRPGGRQRLRFDEHRRSRSLDARKDAQPETPSPTPNPYAAIPLSASSKLSAASVPAGSGTAPVSRVTALEAPRPSFKSPGKFVARDHHPAVAKKPEITARNQSKVNGEEAPVKQVAHNVLKNGITEREASFRRNANPVAETNGSVKGRFDGSLQKGKLEELQGQLICCKEELQQVQDELSEERMAREGAESRLRLQDDQLAELQEELRRASENSPHSEQTDVMSLQADLSEAAMLRRRQEEVLRQRERELTALKGALKEEVECHDREMEALREQYSQDMDNLRTTMEQFTQSQEQIEEERERVNSSMLTLQDELDGCRHQEKQWKTRLDSAAQELHNTREESGTHAASSRTLLKSRSQRDEFEVELKDLKDSLLSAQKPKPASADNLSSAEETRRCREDLKQARAALDKQKGELDERSEALRALRQASGEKEAELLSEVGLLKEELQKYKAELEKASERTKESSGGSSGRTEVDYGTNAELQEANTRLRERLARMTKLHSSAPRSPETEEAVEALEDENRSLKTQLDEAKRGNVRLSKEKDELGRRLEERELEREALRRGKIDLEEQKRLLDRALEKMNKEMEIMMGESRQSVATLQTQLEDYRERSRKDIVEAQRNCKDRLAELQRAQNNLKAQQEEVSRLKKELLVCSEERDSAQLERDLLSNRLKHLDSELESEKSAHTDRTREIRALEDKIKTLEIELDEEKSGVELLNDRITRTRDQVDQLRSELMQERSARNDLEMDKSALERQMKDLKSRLVDMEGPSRPSPALNLLENKIQELEERLHSEEREKASIHAAQKRMERKLKELNATLDQERNQHVEQRDQLSLRVKALKRQVDESEGEVERLEGVRRKVLRDLEEQQELQEALHAKVTALETELKRKAQHAHRAALGSSTLSSEDEEGFYDTNVAESHPQTSDC
- the cgnb gene encoding cingulin isoform X10, producing the protein MGCSQRNQEVSMNPASTDRKPLVDYGVQIRFIKDLHDTGGGYPDKSRGNNSAASPSNKYGVAVHVQGISGQPYVVMKDGEKGDSYGVQLNSPVPGSGPPSPLNSHPKTNRGAQEFTNPFSRAANTARSPVSPSDDEVGEIFGSPHKRPPGDGQAGTQGDEEGGAGRRAEPRHKERAGESQRSRDETSDEEYNEAGLKRVKLNGAGPKGFKQTGFGYTGSLGRHIGRKISPDSSPEALPKPPPPADVEPVPEIDVNSLAPINKLISKFNSGTPAGGPQARGRPGGRQRLRFDEHRRSRSLDARKDAQPETPSPTPNPYAAIPLSASSKLSAASVPAGSGTAPVSRVTALEAPRPSFKSPGKFVARDHHPAVAKKPEITARNQSKVNGEEAPVKQVAHNVLKNGITEREASFRRNANPVAETNGSVKGRFDGSLQKGKLEELQGQLICCKEELQQVQDELSEERMAREGAESRLRLQDDQLAELQEELRRASENSPHSEQTDVMSLQADLSEAAMLRRRQEEVLRQRERELTALKGALKEEVECHDREMEALREQYSQDMDNLRTTMEQFTQSQEQIEEERERVNSSMLTLQDELDGCRHQEKQWKTRLDSAAQELHNTREDRSGTHAASSRTLLKSRSQRDEFEVELKDLKDSLLSAQKPKPASADNLSSAEETRRCREDLKQARAALDKQKGELDERSEALRALRQASGEKEAELLSEVGLLKEELQKYKAELEKASERTKESSGGSSGRTEVDYGTNAELQEANTRLRERLARMTKLHSSAPRSPETEEAVEALEDENRSLKTQLDEAKRGNVRLSKEKDELGRRLEERELEREALRRGKIDLEEQKRLLDRALEKMNKEMEIMMGESRQSVATLQTQLEDYRERSRKDIVEAQRNCKDRLAELQRAQNNLKAQQEEVSRLKKELLVCSEERDSAQLERDLLSNRLKHLDSELESEKSAHTDRTREIRALEDKIKTLEIELDEEKSGVELLNDRITRTRDQVDQLRSELMQERSARNDLEMDKSALERQMKDLKSRLVDMEGPSRPSPALNLLENKIQELEERLHSEEREKASIHAAQKRMERKLKELNATLDQERNQHVEQRDQLSLRVKALKRQVDESEGEVERLEGVRRKVLRDLEEQQELQEALHAKVTALETELKRKAQHAHRAALGSSTLSSEDEEGFYDTNVAESHPQTSDC